In the Cololabis saira isolate AMF1-May2022 chromosome 7, fColSai1.1, whole genome shotgun sequence genome, one interval contains:
- the LOC133447015 gene encoding serine/threonine-protein phosphatase 2A 55 kDa regulatory subunit B gamma isoform isoform X3 — protein MLSPIQVLCSDITTLSLEPEPFASYTEADIISTVEFNHTGELLATGDKGGRVVIFQREPEGEYNVYSTFQSHEPEFDYLKSLEIEEKINKIRWLPQQNAAHFLLSTNDKTIKLWKVSERDKRPEGYNLKDEEGHIKDISTVTSLQVPVLMPMDLMVEVSPRRVYANAHTYHVNSISVNSDYETYMSADDLRINLWHLDITDRSFNIVDIKPANMEDLTEVITSAEFHPHHCNLFVYSSSKGTLRLCDMREAALCDKHSKLFEEPEDPSARSFFSEIISSVSDVKFSHSGRYLLTRDYLTAKVWDLNMESKPLETYQVHDYLRSKLCSLYENDCIFDKFECAWNGSDSVIMTGAYNNFFRMFDRNTKRDVTLEASRESSKPRAVLKPRRVCAAGGKRRKDDISVDSLDFTKKILHTAWHPNENIIAIAATNNLYIFQDKLNSEMH, from the exons ATGTTGAGCCCCATCCAGGTCCTGTGCTCTGACATCACTACCCTTTCTCTGGAGCCTGAACCGTTTGCCTCTTACACTGAAG CTGATATCATCTCCACTGTTGAGTTCAACCACACAGGTGAGCTCCTGGCTACAGGGGACAAAGGGGGCCGTGTGGTCATCTTTCAGAGAGAACCTGAG GGAGAGTACAACGTGTACAGCACCTTCCAGAGCCATGAGCCTGAATTCGACTACCTTAAGAGTTTGGAGATTGAGGAGAAGATCAATAAGATCCGATGGCTGCCTCAGCAGAACGCTGCacacttcctcctctccaccaaTG ATAAGACCATTAAGTTGTGGAAGGTGAGCGAACGTGACAAACGGCCAGAGGGATACAACCTGAAGGATGAAGAGGGCCACATCAAGGACATCTCCACTGTCACCTCCTTGCAG GTGCCAGTGTTGATGCCCATGGACCTGATGGTGGAGGTGAGCCCTCGGCGTGTGTATGCCAACGCCCACACCTACCATGTCAACTCCATCTCTGTCAACTCCGACTATGAGACCTACATGTCAGCTGATGACCTGAGGATCAATCTGTGGCATCTGGACATCACTGACCGGAGTTTCA ACATTGTGGATATCAAACCAGccaacatggaggatctgacgGAGGTGATCACATCGGCCGAGTTTCACCCCCACCACTGTAACCTGTTTGTCTACAGCAGCAGCAAAGGCACCCTGCGCCTCTGTGACATGAGAGAAGCGGCGTTATGTGACAAGCACTCCAAAC TGTTTGAAGAGCCGGAAGACCCCAGCGCTCGCTCCTTCTTCTCTGAGATTATCTCCTCCGTGTCAGACGTGAAGTTCAGTCACAGTGGTCGCTACCTGCTCACCAGAGACTACCTGACCGCTAAAGTGTGGGACCTCAACATGGAGAGCAAACCCCTGGAGACGTACCAG GTTCATGATTACCTCCGCAGCAAGTTGTGTTCCCTGTATGAGAACGACTGCATCTTTGACAAGTTTGAGTGTGCCTGGAACGGCTCTGACAG CGTGATCATGACCGGAGCCTACAACAACTTCTTCCGCATGTTCGACCGCAACACCAAACGGGACGTGACCCTGGAGGCATCGAGGGAGAGCAGCAAACCCAGGGCTGTCCTGAAGCCGCGGAGGGTCTGTGCCGCCGGAGGCAAGCGCCGGAAGGATGACATCAGCGTGGACAGCCTGGACTTCACCAAGAAGATCCTCCACACAGCCTGGCACCCGAATGAGAACATCATTGCCATCGCCGCCACCAACAACCTGTACATCTTCCAGGACAAACTCAACTCTGAGATGCATTAA
- the LOC133447015 gene encoding serine/threonine-protein phosphatase 2A 55 kDa regulatory subunit B beta isoform isoform X1, with the protein MLSPIQVLCSDITTLSLEPEPFASYTEADIISTVEFNHTGELLATGDKGGRVVIFQREPESKTEPFSQGEYNVYSTFQSHEPEFDYLKSLEIEEKINKIRWLPQQNAAHFLLSTNDKTIKLWKVSERDKRPEGYNLKDEEGHIKDISTVTSLQVPVLMPMDLMVEVSPRRVYANAHTYHVNSISVNSDYETYMSADDLRINLWHLDITDRSFNIVDIKPANMEDLTEVITSAEFHPHHCNLFVYSSSKGTLRLCDMREAALCDKHSKLFEEPEDPSARSFFSEIISSVSDVKFSHSGRYLLTRDYLTAKVWDLNMESKPLETYQVHDYLRSKLCSLYENDCIFDKFECAWNGSDSVIMTGAYNNFFRMFDRNTKRDVTLEASRESSKPRAVLKPRRVCAAGGKRRKDDISVDSLDFTKKILHTAWHPNENIIAIAATNNLYIFQDKLNSEMH; encoded by the exons ATGTTGAGCCCCATCCAGGTCCTGTGCTCTGACATCACTACCCTTTCTCTGGAGCCTGAACCGTTTGCCTCTTACACTGAAG CTGATATCATCTCCACTGTTGAGTTCAACCACACAGGTGAGCTCCTGGCTACAGGGGACAAAGGGGGCCGTGTGGTCATCTTTCAGAGAGAACCTGAG AGCAAAACTGAGCCATTTTCCCAGGGAGAGTACAACGTGTACAGCACCTTCCAGAGCCATGAGCCTGAATTCGACTACCTTAAGAGTTTGGAGATTGAGGAGAAGATCAATAAGATCCGATGGCTGCCTCAGCAGAACGCTGCacacttcctcctctccaccaaTG ATAAGACCATTAAGTTGTGGAAGGTGAGCGAACGTGACAAACGGCCAGAGGGATACAACCTGAAGGATGAAGAGGGCCACATCAAGGACATCTCCACTGTCACCTCCTTGCAG GTGCCAGTGTTGATGCCCATGGACCTGATGGTGGAGGTGAGCCCTCGGCGTGTGTATGCCAACGCCCACACCTACCATGTCAACTCCATCTCTGTCAACTCCGACTATGAGACCTACATGTCAGCTGATGACCTGAGGATCAATCTGTGGCATCTGGACATCACTGACCGGAGTTTCA ACATTGTGGATATCAAACCAGccaacatggaggatctgacgGAGGTGATCACATCGGCCGAGTTTCACCCCCACCACTGTAACCTGTTTGTCTACAGCAGCAGCAAAGGCACCCTGCGCCTCTGTGACATGAGAGAAGCGGCGTTATGTGACAAGCACTCCAAAC TGTTTGAAGAGCCGGAAGACCCCAGCGCTCGCTCCTTCTTCTCTGAGATTATCTCCTCCGTGTCAGACGTGAAGTTCAGTCACAGTGGTCGCTACCTGCTCACCAGAGACTACCTGACCGCTAAAGTGTGGGACCTCAACATGGAGAGCAAACCCCTGGAGACGTACCAG GTTCATGATTACCTCCGCAGCAAGTTGTGTTCCCTGTATGAGAACGACTGCATCTTTGACAAGTTTGAGTGTGCCTGGAACGGCTCTGACAG CGTGATCATGACCGGAGCCTACAACAACTTCTTCCGCATGTTCGACCGCAACACCAAACGGGACGTGACCCTGGAGGCATCGAGGGAGAGCAGCAAACCCAGGGCTGTCCTGAAGCCGCGGAGGGTCTGTGCCGCCGGAGGCAAGCGCCGGAAGGATGACATCAGCGTGGACAGCCTGGACTTCACCAAGAAGATCCTCCACACAGCCTGGCACCCGAATGAGAACATCATTGCCATCGCCGCCACCAACAACCTGTACATCTTCCAGGACAAACTCAACTCTGAGATGCATTAA
- the LOC133447015 gene encoding serine/threonine-protein phosphatase 2A 55 kDa regulatory subunit B gamma isoform isoform X4 → MGEDTDATPTLNHHGFLPDHNYVTDADIISTVEFNHTGELLATGDKGGRVVIFQREPEGEYNVYSTFQSHEPEFDYLKSLEIEEKINKIRWLPQQNAAHFLLSTNDKTIKLWKVSERDKRPEGYNLKDEEGHIKDISTVTSLQVPVLMPMDLMVEVSPRRVYANAHTYHVNSISVNSDYETYMSADDLRINLWHLDITDRSFNIVDIKPANMEDLTEVITSAEFHPHHCNLFVYSSSKGTLRLCDMREAALCDKHSKLFEEPEDPSARSFFSEIISSVSDVKFSHSGRYLLTRDYLTAKVWDLNMESKPLETYQVHDYLRSKLCSLYENDCIFDKFECAWNGSDSVIMTGAYNNFFRMFDRNTKRDVTLEASRESSKPRAVLKPRRVCAAGGKRRKDDISVDSLDFTKKILHTAWHPNENIIAIAATNNLYIFQDKLNSEMH, encoded by the exons CTGATATCATCTCCACTGTTGAGTTCAACCACACAGGTGAGCTCCTGGCTACAGGGGACAAAGGGGGCCGTGTGGTCATCTTTCAGAGAGAACCTGAG GGAGAGTACAACGTGTACAGCACCTTCCAGAGCCATGAGCCTGAATTCGACTACCTTAAGAGTTTGGAGATTGAGGAGAAGATCAATAAGATCCGATGGCTGCCTCAGCAGAACGCTGCacacttcctcctctccaccaaTG ATAAGACCATTAAGTTGTGGAAGGTGAGCGAACGTGACAAACGGCCAGAGGGATACAACCTGAAGGATGAAGAGGGCCACATCAAGGACATCTCCACTGTCACCTCCTTGCAG GTGCCAGTGTTGATGCCCATGGACCTGATGGTGGAGGTGAGCCCTCGGCGTGTGTATGCCAACGCCCACACCTACCATGTCAACTCCATCTCTGTCAACTCCGACTATGAGACCTACATGTCAGCTGATGACCTGAGGATCAATCTGTGGCATCTGGACATCACTGACCGGAGTTTCA ACATTGTGGATATCAAACCAGccaacatggaggatctgacgGAGGTGATCACATCGGCCGAGTTTCACCCCCACCACTGTAACCTGTTTGTCTACAGCAGCAGCAAAGGCACCCTGCGCCTCTGTGACATGAGAGAAGCGGCGTTATGTGACAAGCACTCCAAAC TGTTTGAAGAGCCGGAAGACCCCAGCGCTCGCTCCTTCTTCTCTGAGATTATCTCCTCCGTGTCAGACGTGAAGTTCAGTCACAGTGGTCGCTACCTGCTCACCAGAGACTACCTGACCGCTAAAGTGTGGGACCTCAACATGGAGAGCAAACCCCTGGAGACGTACCAG GTTCATGATTACCTCCGCAGCAAGTTGTGTTCCCTGTATGAGAACGACTGCATCTTTGACAAGTTTGAGTGTGCCTGGAACGGCTCTGACAG CGTGATCATGACCGGAGCCTACAACAACTTCTTCCGCATGTTCGACCGCAACACCAAACGGGACGTGACCCTGGAGGCATCGAGGGAGAGCAGCAAACCCAGGGCTGTCCTGAAGCCGCGGAGGGTCTGTGCCGCCGGAGGCAAGCGCCGGAAGGATGACATCAGCGTGGACAGCCTGGACTTCACCAAGAAGATCCTCCACACAGCCTGGCACCCGAATGAGAACATCATTGCCATCGCCGCCACCAACAACCTGTACATCTTCCAGGACAAACTCAACTCTGAGATGCATTAA
- the LOC133447015 gene encoding serine/threonine-protein phosphatase 2A 55 kDa regulatory subunit B gamma isoform isoform X2 encodes MGEDTDATPTLNHHGFLPDHNYVTDADIISTVEFNHTGELLATGDKGGRVVIFQREPESKTEPFSQGEYNVYSTFQSHEPEFDYLKSLEIEEKINKIRWLPQQNAAHFLLSTNDKTIKLWKVSERDKRPEGYNLKDEEGHIKDISTVTSLQVPVLMPMDLMVEVSPRRVYANAHTYHVNSISVNSDYETYMSADDLRINLWHLDITDRSFNIVDIKPANMEDLTEVITSAEFHPHHCNLFVYSSSKGTLRLCDMREAALCDKHSKLFEEPEDPSARSFFSEIISSVSDVKFSHSGRYLLTRDYLTAKVWDLNMESKPLETYQVHDYLRSKLCSLYENDCIFDKFECAWNGSDSVIMTGAYNNFFRMFDRNTKRDVTLEASRESSKPRAVLKPRRVCAAGGKRRKDDISVDSLDFTKKILHTAWHPNENIIAIAATNNLYIFQDKLNSEMH; translated from the exons CTGATATCATCTCCACTGTTGAGTTCAACCACACAGGTGAGCTCCTGGCTACAGGGGACAAAGGGGGCCGTGTGGTCATCTTTCAGAGAGAACCTGAG AGCAAAACTGAGCCATTTTCCCAGGGAGAGTACAACGTGTACAGCACCTTCCAGAGCCATGAGCCTGAATTCGACTACCTTAAGAGTTTGGAGATTGAGGAGAAGATCAATAAGATCCGATGGCTGCCTCAGCAGAACGCTGCacacttcctcctctccaccaaTG ATAAGACCATTAAGTTGTGGAAGGTGAGCGAACGTGACAAACGGCCAGAGGGATACAACCTGAAGGATGAAGAGGGCCACATCAAGGACATCTCCACTGTCACCTCCTTGCAG GTGCCAGTGTTGATGCCCATGGACCTGATGGTGGAGGTGAGCCCTCGGCGTGTGTATGCCAACGCCCACACCTACCATGTCAACTCCATCTCTGTCAACTCCGACTATGAGACCTACATGTCAGCTGATGACCTGAGGATCAATCTGTGGCATCTGGACATCACTGACCGGAGTTTCA ACATTGTGGATATCAAACCAGccaacatggaggatctgacgGAGGTGATCACATCGGCCGAGTTTCACCCCCACCACTGTAACCTGTTTGTCTACAGCAGCAGCAAAGGCACCCTGCGCCTCTGTGACATGAGAGAAGCGGCGTTATGTGACAAGCACTCCAAAC TGTTTGAAGAGCCGGAAGACCCCAGCGCTCGCTCCTTCTTCTCTGAGATTATCTCCTCCGTGTCAGACGTGAAGTTCAGTCACAGTGGTCGCTACCTGCTCACCAGAGACTACCTGACCGCTAAAGTGTGGGACCTCAACATGGAGAGCAAACCCCTGGAGACGTACCAG GTTCATGATTACCTCCGCAGCAAGTTGTGTTCCCTGTATGAGAACGACTGCATCTTTGACAAGTTTGAGTGTGCCTGGAACGGCTCTGACAG CGTGATCATGACCGGAGCCTACAACAACTTCTTCCGCATGTTCGACCGCAACACCAAACGGGACGTGACCCTGGAGGCATCGAGGGAGAGCAGCAAACCCAGGGCTGTCCTGAAGCCGCGGAGGGTCTGTGCCGCCGGAGGCAAGCGCCGGAAGGATGACATCAGCGTGGACAGCCTGGACTTCACCAAGAAGATCCTCCACACAGCCTGGCACCCGAATGAGAACATCATTGCCATCGCCGCCACCAACAACCTGTACATCTTCCAGGACAAACTCAACTCTGAGATGCATTAA